Proteins encoded by one window of Flagellimonas lutaonensis:
- a CDS encoding LVIVD repeat-containing protein, with the protein MKRNVFLTLFVSLSLLFSCDDDDKGPFQEYQVARPLTISKAEFRENSVTVVDPLPISESGKMYAYKDYIFVNDTYKGVHVIDNSNPENPQKVSFIKIAGNVDISIKDDYLYADSLTDLVVLDISDVNNVKIVDWLEGVLGNGGFWLAAQLQDIQWPQADIYDYEGVDFDNDVIVGWEVKTELRPVQQGQPEFFDDALANTNGAEGGNVGQGGSLARFKIVEDYLYVVDNQNLNVFDISNLEDPKELDDVFVGFDIETIFNQGEHLFLGSMRGMYIYDIARPDKPEFVSEFQHGTACDPVVVDGDYAYVTLRGGNFCGAVESGLYIVDISTIEKPELEVIYPLDEPYGLGIKGEKLFICDGSSGLRVYDKSEAPNIVPLNHFENIVTYDVIPLEEQLLMVGDGMLYQYEYLDNDIRLISQFQLN; encoded by the coding sequence ATGAAGAGAAATGTGTTTTTGACCCTATTTGTTTCATTGTCATTGTTGTTCTCTTGCGACGATGATGACAAGGGGCCTTTTCAAGAGTATCAGGTGGCAAGACCGTTGACCATCTCAAAAGCCGAGTTTAGGGAGAACAGCGTAACCGTTGTCGATCCCCTGCCTATTTCTGAATCGGGTAAAATGTATGCTTACAAAGACTACATTTTTGTGAACGATACCTATAAAGGTGTACATGTGATCGATAACAGCAATCCTGAAAACCCACAAAAGGTATCTTTTATCAAGATTGCGGGCAATGTCGATATATCCATCAAAGATGACTACCTCTATGCTGATAGCCTAACCGATCTGGTCGTGCTTGATATTTCTGATGTGAACAATGTGAAAATTGTAGATTGGCTTGAGGGTGTTTTGGGCAATGGCGGATTTTGGCTCGCCGCCCAATTACAGGATATCCAATGGCCCCAAGCAGATATCTATGATTATGAAGGGGTTGATTTTGATAATGATGTAATCGTAGGATGGGAGGTCAAGACTGAACTGAGACCCGTTCAACAGGGGCAACCGGAATTTTTCGATGATGCCCTGGCCAATACCAACGGTGCCGAGGGGGGCAATGTTGGTCAAGGAGGCTCTTTGGCACGATTTAAAATCGTAGAAGATTACTTATATGTGGTCGACAATCAAAACCTGAATGTTTTCGATATATCGAATCTTGAAGACCCAAAAGAGCTTGATGATGTTTTTGTGGGCTTTGACATTGAAACCATCTTCAACCAAGGCGAACATTTGTTCTTGGGTAGCATGCGTGGCATGTATATTTATGATATCGCCAGACCAGACAAACCTGAATTCGTTTCAGAATTTCAACATGGCACAGCATGTGATCCGGTGGTGGTCGATGGCGACTATGCCTACGTGACCCTGCGTGGGGGCAACTTTTGCGGAGCGGTCGAAAGCGGTCTGTACATTGTTGATATCTCAACCATAGAGAAACCAGAGCTTGAGGTAATTTACCCTTTGGATGAGCCCTATGGCCTTGGCATAAAAGGTGAAAAGCTCTTTATCTGCGATGGTTCATCGGGGCTCAGGGTCTATGATAAATCAGAGGCCCCGAACATTGTGCCCTTGAACCATTTTGAGAATATTGTGACATATGACGTGATCCCGCTCGAGGAGCAACTGCTAATGGTCGGCGATGGCATGCTTTACCAATATGAATACTTGGACAATGACATTCGGCTCATCAGTCAATTTCAGCTAAACTGA
- the topA gene encoding type I DNA topoisomerase — protein sequence MPKNLVIVESPAKAKTIERFLGKDYQVESSFGHIADLPSNELGVDVEKGFEPKYVVDKEKKPIVKKLKELAKKADTIWLASDEDREGEAISWHLSETLGLDKDKTKRIVFNSITKSAIQRAIENPRDINYDLVNAQQARRVLDRLVGYELSPVLWKKIKPGLSAGRVQSVAVRLIVEREREIEKFNPEASFRIRAEFKTEEGGVFQAKMGKTFATKEEAETFLKQNIGADFFVSNLDKKPAKKSPAPPFTTSTLQQEASRKLYFSVARTMQVAQRLYEAGLITYMRTDSVSLSNEALQAAKEAIVENYGEKYSHTRKYTGKSKGAQEAHEAIRPTDMKLQNPSLERDQAKLYELIWKRTLASQMSDAELERTSVKIATKAHNDEFTANGEVVKFDGFLKVYLESTDEEDLAEEQEGMLPAMKVNDSLYLNYITATERFTRPPYRYTEASLVKRLEELGIGRPSTYAPTISTIQNRGYVEKGSVEGKERPYVQLVLEGGTISEKQLSEMIGSDKGKLVPTDIGIIVNDFLVNHFSKILDYNFTAQVEEDFDEIAAGEEDWKKMLGQFYKEFHPNVEEVEENAERASGERVLGTDPKTGRQVAARLGRFGPMVQIGTAEEEEKPLFASLLPEQSINTITFEEAMDLFKLPRKLGEYKGEDIEANVGRYGPYIRVGKQFISLDKGESVFDVDLERAIELIKAKEEANAPIATYKGKEVTKGKGRFGPYIKWDGMFINVNKKYDFDNLSKEDIAELIEAKKKKEAEKLVQEWPSEGIRIEKARWGRHNILKGRTKVELSKDVDATKISLEEAKALLDKKAPKKSSTRTKAKK from the coding sequence ATGCCGAAGAATTTAGTGATTGTTGAGTCCCCCGCGAAAGCGAAGACCATTGAACGTTTTTTGGGGAAAGATTATCAGGTCGAATCGAGTTTTGGCCATATTGCCGACCTGCCCTCGAACGAATTGGGGGTCGATGTCGAAAAGGGCTTCGAGCCCAAATATGTGGTTGACAAAGAAAAGAAGCCGATTGTAAAAAAGCTAAAGGAATTGGCAAAGAAGGCCGATACCATCTGGTTGGCCAGTGATGAAGACCGCGAGGGAGAGGCCATATCATGGCACTTGTCTGAAACCTTGGGATTGGACAAAGACAAGACGAAGCGAATCGTTTTTAACTCCATCACCAAGTCTGCCATTCAAAGGGCCATAGAAAACCCTAGGGACATCAACTACGACCTGGTCAATGCCCAGCAGGCCAGACGGGTTTTGGATCGTTTGGTAGGCTATGAGCTTTCGCCCGTTCTTTGGAAAAAGATAAAGCCCGGGCTTTCAGCGGGGCGGGTACAATCTGTCGCAGTTCGGCTGATCGTCGAACGTGAACGTGAGATTGAAAAATTCAACCCTGAGGCATCCTTTAGGATCCGTGCAGAGTTCAAAACCGAAGAAGGCGGTGTCTTTCAAGCAAAAATGGGCAAGACCTTTGCCACCAAAGAAGAGGCAGAGACTTTCTTAAAACAAAATATAGGGGCTGATTTTTTTGTTTCGAATCTTGACAAAAAGCCGGCCAAAAAATCGCCTGCACCACCCTTTACCACATCAACTTTGCAGCAAGAGGCATCTAGAAAGCTATATTTTTCAGTGGCCCGCACCATGCAAGTGGCACAGAGATTATACGAGGCGGGGCTCATAACCTATATGCGTACCGATAGTGTGAGCCTATCGAACGAGGCCCTACAGGCGGCCAAAGAAGCTATCGTTGAAAACTACGGAGAAAAGTACAGCCACACTAGAAAGTATACCGGTAAGTCGAAAGGGGCACAAGAAGCTCACGAGGCCATTCGCCCTACCGACATGAAATTGCAGAATCCTTCACTTGAGCGTGACCAAGCAAAGCTTTATGAGCTCATATGGAAACGTACGCTTGCCTCACAGATGAGCGATGCCGAACTGGAACGCACCTCGGTCAAAATCGCCACCAAGGCACACAATGATGAATTTACCGCCAATGGCGAGGTGGTCAAGTTTGATGGTTTTTTGAAAGTGTACCTTGAGAGTACCGACGAGGAAGACCTTGCCGAAGAACAGGAAGGCATGCTACCGGCCATGAAGGTGAACGATTCGCTATACCTTAATTATATAACCGCTACCGAGAGGTTCACAAGACCGCCCTATCGATATACGGAAGCTTCGTTGGTAAAACGTTTGGAAGAGTTGGGCATCGGAAGGCCATCCACCTATGCCCCTACCATATCTACCATACAGAATAGGGGCTACGTTGAAAAGGGTTCGGTAGAGGGCAAAGAAAGACCATATGTGCAATTGGTTTTGGAGGGAGGCACTATCTCTGAAAAACAATTGTCGGAAATGATAGGGTCAGATAAGGGCAAATTGGTTCCCACCGATATTGGCATCATCGTCAACGATTTTTTGGTGAACCATTTCTCAAAGATCCTTGATTACAATTTTACCGCCCAGGTCGAGGAAGACTTCGATGAAATCGCCGCTGGTGAGGAAGATTGGAAAAAGATGTTGGGGCAATTTTATAAAGAGTTTCACCCGAACGTTGAGGAAGTTGAGGAGAATGCCGAGCGGGCCAGTGGCGAGCGTGTGTTGGGCACTGACCCCAAAACAGGCCGACAGGTGGCCGCACGTTTGGGCCGTTTTGGCCCCATGGTACAGATCGGTACCGCCGAAGAAGAAGAAAAGCCACTGTTCGCCAGTTTGTTGCCAGAGCAGTCTATCAATACCATCACCTTTGAAGAGGCGATGGACCTTTTCAAGCTTCCCAGAAAATTGGGCGAGTACAAAGGTGAAGACATAGAGGCCAATGTTGGGCGCTACGGTCCGTATATCCGGGTTGGAAAGCAGTTCATTTCGCTTGACAAGGGTGAAAGTGTTTTTGATGTCGATTTGGAAAGGGCCATTGAATTGATCAAGGCCAAAGAAGAGGCCAATGCCCCGATCGCCACCTATAAGGGCAAGGAAGTTACCAAAGGAAAGGGTCGTTTCGGCCCATACATCAAATGGGATGGTATGTTCATCAACGTGAACAAGAAATACGACTTCGACAACCTTTCTAAAGAGGATATTGCAGAACTCATAGAGGCCAAGAAGAAAAAGGAAGCCGAAAAACTGGTGCAAGAATGGCCCAGTGAGGGCATCCGTATCGAAAAGGCCCGCTGGGGCCGGCACAATATCTTAAAGGGCCGTACCAAGGTAGAACTGTCAAAAGATGTTGATGCCACAAAAATATCGTTGGAAGAGGCAAAGGCATTGTTGGATAAAAAGGCACCTAAAAAATCAAGTACACGAACTAAGGCTAAGAAATAA